One region of Chryseobacterium muglaense genomic DNA includes:
- a CDS encoding Crp/Fnr family transcriptional regulator, with protein sequence MNVIKTLLEKYNVKLSEEVMLKFESILIRKEYQKDEIILEEGTISRYLYIVEKGMLRQFYYKDGRDITEHFSCEGNIATCLESVFLRQPTRLLIEALEPSTVFLLDYEKWKKLCDEFPEMNQLYRAAIEYMLIVSQQKADSWRFENSRERYDRFCRELPSVSRRASVAHIASYLLMSPETLSRVRAGVL encoded by the coding sequence ATGAATGTGATTAAAACCCTGCTCGAAAAATATAATGTAAAACTTTCCGAGGAAGTAATGTTAAAATTTGAATCTATATTGATACGAAAGGAGTATCAAAAAGATGAAATAATTTTAGAAGAAGGTACAATCAGCCGTTATCTTTACATTGTAGAAAAAGGAATGCTGCGTCAGTTTTATTATAAAGACGGACGGGATATTACAGAACATTTTTCTTGTGAAGGAAATATTGCAACCTGCCTCGAAAGTGTATTTTTACGGCAGCCAACGCGATTATTAATCGAAGCTTTAGAGCCATCTACAGTATTTCTTCTGGATTATGAGAAGTGGAAAAAACTTTGCGATGAATTTCCTGAAATGAATCAGTTATACAGAGCCGCAATAGAATACATGCTTATTGTTTCTCAACAAAAAGCAGATTCCTGGCGTTTTGAAAACTCCAGAGAGCGCTATGACCGATTTTGCAGAGAACTTCCTTCTGTTTCCAGACGTGCTTCTGTAGCGCACATTGCATCTTATCTGTTGATGTCACCCGAAACTTTAAGCCGTGTAAGAGCGGGAGTTTTGTAA
- a CDS encoding MFS transporter produces MGLIFASWASRIPDIKSSLNLNDGQLGQVLFAMPLGQLMMMVVSGYLVNKFGSRIILITAMTLYAIALTFIPQANSFHLLFLVLFFFGITSNMANIAVNTQAVSLEALYKKNIMSSFHGLWSLGGLTGGILGAVFAETKFSIFTHLVIILILGVMGIIIFSRGLLAQDIKENSDAKTSKKVFKLDSAIIILGLIGFGSMFCEGTMFDWSSVYFSTIIKPDETFVRMGYIASMGAMTFGRFVADRFVNRYQASVVLRFCGILITSGLLLATIAPGLIISTFGFLLIGLGVSSIVPICYSAAGRLKTMSASIAITAVSSISFLGFMIGPPLIGLLSEITDLRIALLAASSFGILIIILSYQYKSIKF; encoded by the coding sequence ATGGGGTTGATATTTGCCAGTTGGGCAAGCAGAATTCCGGATATTAAATCTTCTCTTAACTTGAACGACGGTCAATTGGGTCAGGTATTATTTGCGATGCCTTTAGGACAGCTTATGATGATGGTAGTTTCCGGTTATTTGGTCAACAAATTTGGAAGCCGAATTATTCTGATAACCGCAATGACTTTATATGCGATTGCACTCACATTTATTCCCCAAGCAAATAGTTTTCATCTGTTGTTTTTAGTATTATTTTTCTTCGGTATCACTTCAAATATGGCCAATATAGCTGTAAATACGCAAGCTGTCAGTTTAGAAGCGCTGTACAAGAAAAATATTATGTCTTCTTTTCACGGATTATGGAGTCTTGGCGGGTTAACAGGCGGAATACTGGGAGCTGTTTTTGCAGAAACAAAATTCTCCATTTTCACTCATTTAGTTATTATTTTAATCCTCGGAGTTATGGGAATCATTATATTCAGTCGGGGATTATTAGCCCAGGATATTAAAGAAAATTCAGATGCTAAAACTTCTAAAAAAGTATTCAAATTAGATTCTGCAATAATCATTTTAGGATTGATAGGATTTGGAAGTATGTTCTGCGAAGGAACAATGTTTGATTGGAGCAGTGTTTATTTCTCCACAATTATAAAACCCGACGAAACTTTTGTACGAATGGGATACATCGCAAGTATGGGTGCAATGACCTTTGGACGTTTTGTTGCCGATCGATTTGTAAACCGTTATCAGGCTTCCGTTGTCTTAAGATTTTGCGGAATATTAATCACATCAGGATTATTATTAGCTACGATTGCACCAGGATTAATTATCTCAACTTTCGGCTTTCTCTTGATAGGATTAGGTGTTTCATCCATCGTTCCTATCTGTTACAGCGCAGCAGGAAGGTTAAAAACAATGTCTGCAAGTATTGCTATTACAGCAGTTTCTTCCATCAGTTTCCTGGGGTTTATGATTGGCCCGCCGTTAATTGGTTTGCTTTCGGAGATAACTGACCTTAGAATTGCACTATTAGCCGCATCTTCTTTTGGAATTTTAATTATAATCCTTTCTTATCAATATAAATCAATTAAATTTTAA
- a CDS encoding VOC family protein: protein MKIDHLAIWVDDLEKMCEFYLNYFNVTSNEKYTNTKKGFTSYFLDFGEDKTRIELMNRQDIVQEPDKRGFMKGVAHFAISVGSKEAVNDLTERLRADDYTIESEPRTTGDGYYESVVLDPEGNYVEISM from the coding sequence ATGAAAATTGACCATTTAGCCATTTGGGTAGACGATTTAGAAAAGATGTGTGAGTTCTATCTGAACTATTTTAATGTAACGTCAAACGAAAAATATACCAATACCAAAAAAGGTTTTACGTCTTACTTTTTAGACTTTGGCGAAGATAAAACACGGATTGAATTAATGAATAGACAAGATATTGTTCAAGAGCCTGATAAAAGAGGTTTTATGAAAGGGGTTGCTCATTTCGCAATTTCTGTCGGGAGTAAAGAAGCCGTAAATGATTTAACAGAAAGATTGCGTGCGGATGATTATACAATAGAAAGTGAACCTCGAACTACAGGTGATGGATATTACGAAAGCGTTGTTCTGGATCCCGAAGGAAATTATGTAGAAATTTCTATGTGA
- a CDS encoding M16 family metallopeptidase, with the protein MTDKKYAETHHTDKNNYDYITITNDENKVRIYTLKNGLKVFLAQNFDAPRIQTFIPVKTGSNNDPSDNTGLAHYLEHMMFKGTSKIGTHNWEQEKVLIEKISDLYEEHKAEQSPELKKEIYKKIDEISQEASQYAIANEYDKAISSLGASGTNAHTWFDETVYKNNIPNNELEKWLKVEKERFSEIVLRLFHTELESVYEEFNRAQDNDSRLVNYELMDALFPTHPNGQQTTLGNPEHLKNPSMKAIHKYFDEYYVPNNYAIVLVGDLDFEKTVVLVDEYFGQIPYRELPKKDLIIEKPLTEIIERTVKSPTTPRLQLAWRTDSYGTKEAILADITANILSNRGEAGLLDLNINQTQKMLWAQAYSLGLKQYGYFSLVAVPKENQTLSEAKEMMLEQIELLKKGDFPDWMLPAIINDFKLQRLKGLETAEGLATNLYDTYIKGRTWEEELSEMDEYASFTKQDIIDFANVFFKDNYVIINKEKGVNDQLLRVENPGITPIKINREAQSEFLKKILADTTEDIKPEFINYQEEIKTDAIQCKKISFVENKYNEIAQVYFIFPFGSDHDRELGISTQILQYLGTEKFSPEDLKKEFFKIGISNDFKTTSNQLTISLSGLESNLEKGISLLQNWMHEVKPDQEIYNQFVETILENREAVKKDKNRIMTALTTYTKLGENSRFLDVISKDELESAKVEEFTNRMKNLFGFPYQIFFYGKDFESFKNYIPNYIVSEDFTVSEPKKYTEQETSGKVYFTNYDMVQMEMSKIGKGRNVNPENFGKINVFNEYFGRGLSSIVFQEIRESKSLAYSAYVSYSPNSELNHPDYITTYIGTQPDKLQIAVDTMTDLMDKLPEVPVQFENAKNSALKQIASTRITRTNIFFNTLRLKKLGINYDFRKDIYHQIENLKFNDVKDFYQTEIKPIQFNTAIIGKKENLNLEAVEQMGTFKEVGLKEIFGY; encoded by the coding sequence ATGACTGATAAAAAGTACGCAGAAACTCATCATACCGACAAAAATAACTACGATTATATTACCATTACCAACGACGAAAATAAAGTAAGAATTTATACCCTTAAAAATGGTTTAAAAGTTTTTCTTGCCCAAAATTTCGACGCACCGAGAATTCAGACCTTTATTCCTGTGAAAACGGGAAGCAACAACGACCCTTCTGATAATACCGGTTTGGCGCATTATTTAGAGCATATGATGTTTAAAGGAACATCAAAAATTGGTACTCATAATTGGGAACAGGAAAAAGTTTTGATTGAAAAAATCTCAGATTTATACGAAGAGCATAAAGCTGAACAAAGCCCGGAACTGAAAAAAGAAATTTATAAAAAGATTGACGAAATTTCTCAGGAAGCCAGTCAATATGCAATCGCCAATGAATACGATAAAGCAATTTCTTCTTTAGGAGCGAGCGGAACCAATGCACATACCTGGTTTGACGAAACAGTTTACAAAAATAATATCCCCAATAATGAGCTTGAAAAATGGCTGAAAGTGGAAAAAGAACGTTTTTCGGAAATTGTTTTGAGACTTTTCCATACTGAGTTGGAATCTGTTTATGAAGAATTCAACCGTGCACAGGATAACGATTCCCGATTGGTAAATTATGAACTGATGGATGCGCTTTTTCCGACTCATCCCAACGGACAGCAAACTACTTTAGGAAATCCGGAACATCTAAAAAATCCTTCTATGAAGGCAATTCATAAATATTTTGATGAATATTATGTTCCTAACAATTATGCAATCGTTTTGGTTGGAGATTTAGATTTTGAGAAAACTGTTGTACTGGTTGATGAATATTTTGGTCAAATTCCGTACAGAGAATTGCCAAAGAAAGATTTAATTATAGAAAAACCACTGACTGAAATTATTGAAAGAACGGTAAAAAGCCCGACAACTCCAAGGCTTCAGTTAGCCTGGAGAACCGACAGTTACGGAACTAAAGAAGCAATACTTGCAGATATTACAGCCAATATTTTAAGCAATAGAGGAGAGGCAGGCTTGCTGGATCTTAATATCAATCAGACTCAAAAAATGCTTTGGGCTCAAGCGTATTCTTTAGGTTTAAAACAGTACGGATATTTTTCTTTGGTTGCGGTTCCTAAAGAAAATCAGACTTTATCTGAAGCCAAAGAAATGATGTTGGAGCAGATCGAGTTATTGAAAAAAGGAGATTTCCCTGATTGGATGCTTCCTGCCATCATCAATGATTTTAAACTGCAAAGATTAAAAGGTCTTGAAACTGCAGAAGGTCTTGCTACAAACCTTTATGATACCTACATTAAAGGCCGAACCTGGGAAGAAGAACTGAGTGAAATGGATGAATATGCTTCTTTTACAAAACAGGATATTATTGATTTTGCGAATGTATTTTTCAAAGATAATTATGTGATTATCAACAAAGAAAAAGGGGTTAATGACCAGCTTTTAAGAGTTGAAAATCCGGGAATTACACCTATTAAAATTAATCGAGAAGCACAATCAGAATTTTTGAAGAAAATTTTAGCAGATACAACGGAAGATATTAAGCCTGAATTTATTAATTATCAGGAAGAAATTAAAACTGATGCAATTCAGTGCAAAAAAATAAGTTTCGTTGAAAATAAATACAACGAAATTGCTCAGGTTTATTTTATTTTTCCTTTCGGAAGTGATCACGACAGAGAATTGGGAATTTCTACACAGATTTTGCAGTATTTGGGAACTGAGAAATTTTCGCCTGAAGATTTAAAGAAAGAATTCTTCAAAATCGGAATCAGCAATGATTTTAAAACGACTTCAAATCAGTTGACTATTTCTTTAAGCGGATTAGAATCTAACCTTGAAAAAGGAATTTCGTTGTTGCAGAATTGGATGCATGAAGTAAAACCTGATCAGGAAATTTATAATCAGTTTGTAGAAACCATTCTTGAGAACCGTGAAGCGGTAAAAAAAGATAAAAACCGCATTATGACGGCGCTGACAACTTATACAAAGCTTGGAGAAAATTCAAGATTTTTAGATGTCATTTCAAAAGACGAGCTTGAAAGTGCAAAAGTAGAAGAATTTACCAACCGTATGAAAAATCTGTTTGGCTTCCCGTATCAGATTTTCTTCTATGGAAAAGATTTTGAAAGCTTTAAAAACTATATTCCAAATTACATTGTGAGTGAAGATTTTACGGTTTCTGAGCCTAAAAAATATACCGAACAGGAAACTTCAGGAAAGGTATATTTTACCAATTATGATATGGTTCAGATGGAAATGAGTAAGATTGGGAAAGGCAGAAATGTAAATCCTGAAAATTTTGGGAAAATCAATGTTTTCAACGAATATTTTGGCCGTGGTTTATCATCAATTGTATTCCAGGAAATTCGTGAGAGCAAGAGTTTGGCTTATTCTGCCTATGTTTCTTATTCGCCAAATTCAGAGCTAAATCATCCGGATTATATTACCACATACATCGGAACTCAGCCTGACAAATTACAGATTGCTGTTGATACAATGACGGATTTGATGGATAAGTTGCCCGAAGTTCCGGTTCAGTTTGAGAATGCTAAAAATTCTGCTTTAAAACAGATTGCTTCAACCAGAATTACAAGAACGAATATTTTCTTTAATACGTTGAGATTGAAAAAACTGGGAATTAATTATGATTTCAGAAAAGATATTTACCATCAAATTGAAAACCTGAAATTTAATGATGTAAAAGATTTTTATCAGACTGAAATAAAACCAATACAGTTCAATACAGCAATTATCGGGAAAAAGGAAAACCTGAATTTGGAAGCGGTAGAGCAAATGGGAACTTTTAAAGAAGTAGGTTTAAAAGAAATTTTTGGATACTAA